TGTTAAAAAAAGAAATTTAGATAACTTAACTTGACTAATAATCGCTAATGCAAAGGTACTTTGTCAAAACCTAGCGATGTGCTAGATAACTGAGCTTAGTTAGATATACTATAGTTTATAGTATTTATTTTTATTCTCATGATGAAATAATAAAAATATTTTTTAGTATAATTAAATTTCGTTAAGCATAGTTTCAGGATCATTAGCAGCTTTAACTTTATCATTTGCCTTTATAATAATTCCAGTTTCATCAATAAGATAGGTAGTACGAACCACTCCCATAGAAACTTTACCATATAATTTTTTCTCTTTCCAAACATCATACTTTTTAATTACTTCTAATTCAGGATCGGCAAGAATAGTGATTTTTAGATTTTGCTTTTCTTCAAATCTTTTATGTGATGCTACTGTATCTTTACTAATTCCTATTATTTCTACATTTTTTTCTAAAAACTCTGGATATTTTTCAGAATAACCACAAGCTTGTTTTGTACAACCAGGAGTGTTATCTTTAGGATAAAAATATAGAATAACTTTTTTTCCAAGGTAATCACTTAACTTGTGAATCACTCCATTTTGATCTGGTAAAGAAAATTCAGGGGCTTTTTTTCCAACTTTTAGCATATTAAACATCCTCCTATTAGATTTA
This DNA window, taken from uncultured Fusobacterium sp., encodes the following:
- the bcp gene encoding thioredoxin-dependent thiol peroxidase, translated to MLKVGKKAPEFSLPDQNGVIHKLSDYLGKKVILYFYPKDNTPGCTKQACGYSEKYPEFLEKNVEIIGISKDTVASHKRFEEKQNLKITILADPELEVIKKYDVWKEKKLYGKVSMGVVRTTYLIDETGIIIKANDKVKAANDPETMLNEI